In the Helianthus annuus cultivar XRQ/B chromosome 11, HanXRQr2.0-SUNRISE, whole genome shotgun sequence genome, one interval contains:
- the LOC110891157 gene encoding CBL-interacting serine/threonine-protein kinase 14 yields the protein MPELKHAGDEPPSPAEKTLFKRYEISYLLGYGAFAKVYYARDAHNKEHVAIKVINKQKIIKGGLTANVKREISIMRQLRHPNIVRLREVLANKKKIYFVLEYARGGELFAKVAKSRFSEHLSRRYFQQLISVVGYCHSRGVFHRDLKLENLLLDEKWKLKVTDFGLSAVTNQIRNDGLLHTVCGTPAYVAPEILLKNGYDGAKVDIWSCGIILFALNSGYLPFNDSNLMVMYRKILTGEFRIPQWTSPELKRLLSRLLDTNPVTRITVDEILKDPWFKIGYEEVEFHHDYLELKDNRSDTSSSTGDELKPYLKAMNAFDIITFSSGYDLSGLFDDREDRERFLSQDSPEKIIETVVAVAEGVGLTVVVKKEWCVKVVGGYKCNFEMVVEVKRLTDELVVVEVRVRESEVETGNRMWKDKVKPGLSGLVYETGPAG from the exons ATGCCGGAACTTAAACACGCCGGAGACGAACCACCGTCACCGGCGGAGAAAACACTCTTCAAAAGATACGAAATCAGTTACCTCCTGGGTTACGGCGCCTTCGCTAAGGTCTACTATGCGCGGGATGCGCACAATAAGGAACACGTAGCAATCAAAGTAATCAACAAACAAAAAATCATCAAAGGAGGCCTTACCGCAAACGTTAAGCGCGAAATCTCTATCATGCGCCAGTTGCGCCATCCAAACATCGTGCGCCTCCGCGAAGTTCTCGCAAACAAGAAAAAGATATATTTTGTTCTCGAATATGCCAGAGGCGGAGAATTGTTTGCAAAAGTTGCGAAATCGCGGTTTAGCGAGCATCTAAGCCGTAGATATTTTCAGCAGTTGATCTCAGTCGTCGGTTACTGCCACTCGCGAGGCGTTTTTCACCGTGATCTGAAGCTCGAAAACCTACTTTTAGACGAGAAATGGAAACTAAAAGTCACTGATTTCGGGTTGTCCGCAGTTACGAACCAGATCCGTAACGACGGACTTTTACACACGGTGTGTGGTACGCCTGCTTACGTGGCGCCAGAAATACTGTTGAAAAACGGTTATGATGGTGCCAAGGTGGATATTTGGTCATGTGGCATCATTTTGTTCGCTTTGAATTCTGGTTATCTTCCGTTTAATGATTCGAATTTGATGGTGATGTACCGGAAAATACTCACTGGAGAGTTTCGGATCCCGCAGTGGACGTCGCCGGAGCTCAAAAGGCTGTTATCGCGGTTGCTGGATACGAATCCTGTAACGCGAATTACGGTTGATGAAATTCTTAAGGATCCGTGGTTCAAAATTGGTTATGAAGAAGTTGAGTTTCATCATGATTatcttgaactgaaagacaatcGTTCTGATACATCGTCGTCAACTGGCGATGAATTGAAG CCCTATTTGAAGGCGATGAACGCGTTTGATATAATCACGTTCTCCTCCGGCTACGATCTCTCTGGATTGTTCGATGATCGAGAGGACAGAGAGCGGTTTTTGTCACAGGATTCGCCGGAGAAGATAATCGAGAcagtggtggcggtggcggaAGGTGTGGGATTGACGGTGGTGGTTAAAAAAGAGTGGTGTGTGAAGGTTGTTGGTGGgtataaatgtaattttgaaATGGTTGTGGAGGTTAAACGGTTAACTGATGAGCTGGTTGTGGTGGAAGTTAGAGTGAGAGAGAGTGAGGTGGAAACCGGTAACCGGATGTGGAAGGATAAAGTTAAACCGGGTTTAAGTGGTTTGGTATATGAAACTGGACCGGCCGGTTGA